Proteins encoded together in one Anopheles darlingi chromosome 3, idAnoDarlMG_H_01, whole genome shotgun sequence window:
- the LOC125953794 gene encoding protein IWS1 homolog A-like, which produces MASGEFVSDFDAMLSRKKQNRKRAVQSATPSVDEVPNLLAQMMEAAIEDQKLLHAGQLPTQKLLLLDSAISKLMKRNLQQLYLEHGLLSVLTVWLSPSSNGHPPPFQIREAILTVLQLYDCIRKNHLKESGLGKQIYRLAKDPQELRKNRKLARTLVTKWARDIFGISVDYRSMSRAERLEHDMKAVPGQLKKVKKEQHMTDLTMKTPFVRLIDDPFVTDQETSNDPPVATTIRARVPMVSTKEYIIRPASKLADEGPHHQSMATVMGRCDRMIRNYNKKRGT; this is translated from the exons ATGGCTTCTG GTGAGTTCGTGTCCGATTTCGACGCAATGCTGTCGCGAAAGAAACAGAATCGCAAGAGAGCTGTGCAAAGCGCTACACCGTCAGTGGATGAGGTTCCCAATCTACTAGCCCAAATGATGGAGGCTGCCATTGAAGACCAAAAACTCCTTCATGCTGGCCAATTGCCAACACAAAAACTACTCCTCCTCGACAGTGCCATATCGAAGCTGATGAAAAGAAACCTGCAACAACTCTATCTCGAACATGGCTTGCTGAGTGTGCTTACCGTGTGGTTGAGCCCTTCCAGCAACGGTCATCCACCACCGTTCCAGATCCGCGAGGCAATACTGACGGTGCTCCAGCTGTACGATTGCATACGCAAAAACCACCTGAAGGAGTCGGGCCTCGGGAAGCAGATATACCGGCTGGCCAAGGATCCGCAAGAACTGCGCAAGAATCGAAAGCTAGCCCGTACGCTCGTCACAAAGTGGGCACGGGACATTTTCGGTATATCTGTCGACTATCGGAGCATGAGCCGCGCCGAGCGCCTCGAGCACGACATGAAGGCAGTTCCGGGACAACTTAAGAAGGTAAAGAAGGAACAGCACATGACGGATCTTACTATGAAGACGCCGTTTGTACGTCTGATCGATGATCCCTTTGTAACGGACCAAGAGACGAGCAATGATCCGCCAGTTGCTACGACTATTCGAGCTCGCGTTCCGATGGTTTCGACGAAGGAGTATATTATTCGACCGGCATCAAAGCTGGCTGACGAAGGACCGCACCATCAATCGATGGCGACTGTGATGGGTCGCTGCGATAGGATGATTAGaaattataacaaaaaacGGGGCACGTAA